A portion of the Emcibacter nanhaiensis genome contains these proteins:
- the cbiB gene encoding adenosylcobinamide-phosphate synthase CbiB, which yields MIPAQALFFILALDALTGDPEWLYRRIPHPAVLMGRSLAALEREFNRWETAGKRENFIRGLFSLTVYLMFWILLAVAVEIVAFTLLPVWGGWIVTVVLASTLLAARSLYDHVLAVADSPDTESGRQTVARIVGRDVAQLDEAGVNRAAVESLAENFSDGVMAPAFWFLVAGLPGLVGYKAINTADSMIGHRSPRYETFGKAAARLDDLANFLPARLTAVLFIVAGRLTRRFGLLEVFVKTMEQAAGHLSLNAGWPEAALGNILSFRLGGPRRYGEEEVDGAYMGTGRYDLIRQDIKEALKLTKVAFGVMAGVVLSVGVLL from the coding sequence ATGATCCCGGCGCAGGCGCTTTTCTTTATTTTGGCGCTGGATGCCTTGACCGGCGACCCCGAATGGCTGTATCGGCGCATCCCCCATCCGGCGGTTCTGATGGGGCGTTCCCTGGCCGCTCTTGAGCGTGAGTTCAATCGTTGGGAGACGGCGGGGAAAAGGGAGAATTTCATTCGCGGACTATTTTCTCTGACGGTTTACCTGATGTTCTGGATTCTACTCGCCGTGGCTGTTGAGATTGTCGCCTTTACATTGCTGCCGGTCTGGGGGGGCTGGATCGTGACAGTAGTTCTGGCCAGCACATTGCTGGCGGCGCGCAGCCTGTATGACCATGTGCTGGCGGTGGCGGACAGTCCCGATACCGAAAGCGGCAGACAGACGGTTGCCCGGATTGTCGGCCGGGATGTGGCGCAACTGGATGAAGCCGGGGTGAACCGGGCAGCGGTGGAAAGCCTGGCGGAAAATTTCTCCGATGGTGTCATGGCGCCCGCTTTCTGGTTTCTTGTTGCCGGTTTGCCCGGGCTTGTGGGCTATAAGGCGATCAATACAGCGGACAGCATGATCGGGCACCGATCACCCCGGTATGAAACTTTTGGCAAGGCCGCGGCCCGGCTCGATGACCTGGCGAATTTCCTGCCGGCGCGGCTGACAGCGGTTTTGTTTATAGTAGCGGGCAGGCTGACAAGGCGTTTCGGGCTCCTGGAGGTTTTTGTGAAGACGATGGAGCAGGCGGCAGGGCATCTGTCCCTCAATGCGGGCTGGCCCGAAGCAGCCTTGGGCAATATTTTGTCTTTCCGGCTTGGTGGACCTAGACGTTATGGTGAGGAAGAGGTTGACGGGGCCTATATGGGCACTGGCCGGTATGATCTCATTCGGCAGGATATCAAAGAGGCGCTGAAACTAACCAAGGTCGCCTTTGGAGTGATGGCCGGCGTAGTCTTGAGCGTGGGAGTCTTGTTATGA
- a CDS encoding histidine phosphatase family protein, giving the protein MSIIDYYLVRHAPVAGAREHLYKSGNEPANLSDAVSLDWLADQLPDHAQWFSSPLQRTRQTADALRERKPGSAELTSSPQLTEQDFGDWYGLDFDHLWPKIKRLPPHNWSLLAAHSLPPGGEAFTDVCERASHFMKDQTGSGSSTPRVIITHAGVIRAILGYCLGLSPDLALNFALDTLSLTHLQYSPKDFHGGHWRLVRLNHTGAV; this is encoded by the coding sequence ATGAGTATCATCGATTATTATCTGGTCCGCCATGCCCCGGTTGCGGGCGCCCGGGAACATCTCTACAAGTCCGGTAACGAACCGGCGAACCTGTCCGATGCCGTCTCTCTCGACTGGCTGGCGGATCAACTACCCGACCATGCGCAGTGGTTTTCAAGCCCGTTGCAACGGACCCGGCAAACGGCCGATGCGCTCAGGGAGCGAAAACCCGGGTCGGCAGAACTGACCTCGTCGCCACAGCTGACAGAACAGGATTTCGGCGACTGGTACGGACTGGATTTCGATCATCTTTGGCCAAAGATCAAGCGCCTCCCACCCCACAACTGGTCGCTGTTGGCAGCACACAGCCTACCGCCGGGCGGAGAAGCCTTCACAGACGTTTGTGAGCGGGCGAGCCACTTTATGAAAGACCAGACTGGTTCCGGATCGTCAACGCCACGGGTAATCATCACCCATGCCGGGGTCATCCGGGCGATCCTCGGATATTGTCTTGGCCTGTCGCCTGACCTGGCCCTGAATTTCGCCCTCGACACCCTGTCGCTGACCCACCTGCAATATAGCCCGAAAGATTTCCACGGCGGGCACTGGCGCCTGGTGCGGCTCAACCATACCGGAGCGGTCTAG
- the cobO gene encoding cob(I)yrinic acid a,c-diamide adenosyltransferase: MTSQDKNEQHRAEMKKQQAAHRKKMAGKEQQKRGLLMVNTGSGKGKTTAAFGTILRALGWSRKVGVVQFIKGKWKTGERLFFKRFEDMVDFRVMGEGFTWDTQDRERDIAAARAAWEVGLDMMRSGDYDLVVLDELNIVLRNDYLPVEEVIKGLLSRHKDCSVFVTGRDAPQELIGVADLVTEMTNVKHPFDAGFQPVRGIDF, from the coding sequence ATGACATCTCAGGATAAAAACGAACAGCACCGCGCAGAAATGAAAAAACAACAGGCCGCTCATCGCAAAAAAATGGCGGGAAAAGAACAGCAGAAACGCGGCCTGCTGATGGTCAATACCGGCTCTGGCAAGGGCAAGACCACGGCCGCTTTCGGCACCATCCTGCGTGCCTTGGGCTGGAGCAGAAAGGTAGGCGTGGTGCAGTTCATCAAGGGAAAATGGAAAACCGGGGAGCGTCTGTTTTTCAAACGCTTCGAGGATATGGTGGATTTCCGGGTGATGGGCGAAGGTTTTACCTGGGATACCCAGGACCGGGAACGGGATATTGCCGCAGCCCGCGCCGCCTGGGAAGTGGGGCTCGACATGATGCGCAGCGGCGACTATGACCTGGTGGTGCTGGATGAACTGAATATTGTCCTGCGGAACGATTATCTGCCGGTTGAGGAAGTAATCAAGGGACTGTTATCCCGGCACAAAGACTGTTCCGTCTTTGTTACCGGCAGGGATGCGCCGCAGGAACTGATCGGGGTCGCTGACCTGGTGACGGAGATGACGAATGTCAAACATCCCTTTGACGCCGGGTTCCAGCCGGTGCGGGGCATTGATTTCTAG
- a CDS encoding TonB-dependent receptor domain-containing protein, with the protein MFMNFRGEGPFPSILFSSLSVFTALSGSAAAEEAVEEIVVTATSHEQSLRTAPASISVVDRQDLELRFVDDLTDALTAEQGVTVTAVGQTRKGISLRGMPVEHTLYLLDGRRISSTNGVVAHSDFELSWLPPSAIERIEVLRGPMSSLYGSDALGGVVNVITRVPSSEFSGEVTADGTVLERGGDGSSYKFGGYFAGPLIQDKLSFTLAGQLFDRANLPTPEDDAVSEVESRESLAGRASLIWTPVEGQRVDLVYSRSEDDRVRDTARYTNTDDISREQIALSYNGNWSWGDVKFNAYQSSANRDNERTNGSTPTRSQGLEDNVVDGHVSLNVIDGNRFTVGGQLREEKLFDDVASASGVTTVQHNSVFVQDEVSVLEKLSLVGGIRFDHHDVYGWESSPRLYAVYEVTDNLVLKGGYGEGFRAPSLTELSADYQVLAAGGRFWVFGNPALDPERSKSWEMSVQYDRESWAVSATLFQNDLENLVQSVCVSDCGVRGREIRYYQNVDEARIKGIELSLTVRLTDDLQLDGNYTYLDAEDRGTGNPLESRPEHSGNISLNWQFMEQGNLRFRSEFVGRQYDSSGEYTPTYSLHHLDFVMPLRDGLLVRAGIENIFDERLAEKSDLFGLAEPGRQYRFGVTASF; encoded by the coding sequence ATGTTTATGAATTTCAGGGGCGAGGGGCCATTCCCTTCCATTTTATTTTCTTCATTGTCAGTTTTTACCGCTCTTTCCGGCTCGGCCGCCGCAGAGGAAGCTGTGGAGGAGATTGTCGTCACTGCCACCAGCCACGAACAGTCTCTCCGTACGGCGCCGGCCAGTATATCCGTGGTAGACCGGCAGGATCTGGAACTGCGGTTCGTCGACGACCTGACCGATGCGCTTACAGCGGAGCAGGGGGTGACCGTGACGGCCGTCGGCCAGACCCGCAAGGGCATCAGCCTGCGCGGCATGCCGGTGGAGCATACCCTCTATCTTCTCGACGGTCGGCGCATCAGTTCAACCAACGGGGTGGTCGCCCATTCCGATTTCGAGCTAAGCTGGCTGCCGCCGAGCGCCATTGAACGGATCGAAGTGTTGCGCGGCCCCATGTCGTCGCTCTACGGCTCAGACGCGCTGGGCGGTGTGGTCAATGTCATTACCCGGGTGCCGTCCAGCGAGTTTTCCGGCGAAGTGACCGCCGACGGCACCGTACTGGAACGCGGCGGCGATGGGTCTTCCTATAAATTCGGCGGTTATTTTGCAGGCCCGCTCATCCAGGACAAGCTGTCCTTTACCCTTGCCGGTCAGTTGTTTGACCGCGCCAACCTGCCGACTCCCGAGGATGACGCTGTTTCAGAAGTGGAAAGTCGGGAATCCCTGGCGGGCCGGGCGTCGCTGATCTGGACGCCGGTGGAAGGGCAGCGGGTAGACCTGGTCTACAGCCGCAGCGAGGATGACCGGGTGCGGGATACGGCACGCTATACCAATACGGACGATATTTCCCGGGAACAGATTGCGCTCAGCTACAATGGCAACTGGAGCTGGGGCGATGTGAAATTCAATGCGTACCAGTCTTCCGCCAACCGGGACAACGAGCGCACCAACGGCAGTACGCCGACCCGGTCCCAGGGACTGGAGGATAATGTGGTTGACGGCCACGTGTCCCTGAATGTTATTGACGGCAACCGTTTCACAGTCGGTGGCCAGCTTCGGGAAGAAAAGCTGTTCGATGATGTGGCGTCCGCCAGTGGAGTGACGACAGTTCAGCATAATTCTGTTTTTGTGCAGGATGAGGTTTCTGTGCTGGAAAAACTGTCGCTGGTCGGCGGCATCCGTTTCGATCATCATGATGTCTACGGCTGGGAAAGCAGTCCCCGGCTCTATGCGGTCTATGAGGTAACGGACAATCTGGTCCTGAAGGGCGGTTACGGCGAAGGGTTCCGCGCCCCGTCCCTGACAGAGCTTTCTGCGGATTATCAGGTGCTCGCCGCCGGCGGCCGCTTCTGGGTCTTCGGCAATCCGGCGCTTGATCCCGAGCGCAGCAAAAGCTGGGAAATGAGTGTTCAGTATGACCGGGAAAGCTGGGCCGTCAGCGCCACCCTGTTCCAGAACGATCTGGAAAATCTGGTGCAGAGCGTCTGTGTTTCCGATTGTGGTGTCCGGGGCCGGGAAATCCGCTATTACCAGAATGTGGACGAAGCCCGTATCAAAGGGATCGAACTGTCCCTGACGGTCCGGTTGACCGACGATCTGCAGCTGGACGGCAACTATACCTATCTGGATGCGGAAGATCGGGGAACTGGTAATCCGCTCGAATCCCGTCCGGAGCACAGCGGTAATATTTCCCTCAACTGGCAGTTCATGGAGCAGGGCAACCTGAGGTTCCGTTCCGAATTTGTCGGCCGGCAATATGACAGTTCCGGGGAATATACGCCTACCTATAGCCTGCATCACCTGGATTTTGTCATGCCGCTCAGGGATGGCCTGCTGGTCCGGGCCGGGATAGAGAATATTTTCGATGAACGGCTGGCGGAAAAATCAGATCTGTTCGGCCTGGCCGAACCCGGACGGCAATATCGTTTCGGCGTAACGGCGAGTTTCTGA
- a CDS encoding threonine-phosphate decarboxylase, whose translation MNHRVHGGDLQQVQKHYPDAPQPWIDLSTGINPHSWPWREKISSAELEQAVRRLPGQADMVFCRDACADYLGVGAEKIILTPGSQAAIELLPRCFETNRKVIVPGPTYSEHLRSWSAAGFQVETKPYDWDGLTGLPGGSILVLTHPNNPDGQTFDTEKLYQLSMRHIERGGMVIVDEAFADIDPALSLLTFPLSDGLVVLRSAGKFSGLAGLRLGTVVTSGTVSQRLNNLCQLWEISTLTLRVFGHFYRDLSWISAMREQLAGEMRRLQELLEKYGYSITGSTSLYCLTEAEDAAGKAGKLAQAGIYVRTFPDHPSWLRFGVPGSEEAWNRLAQQLRG comes from the coding sequence ATGAATCACAGAGTTCACGGCGGCGACCTGCAGCAGGTCCAAAAACACTATCCCGACGCCCCACAGCCCTGGATTGACCTGTCCACCGGGATCAATCCCCATTCCTGGCCATGGCGGGAAAAAATATCCTCCGCGGAACTTGAACAGGCTGTCCGGCGTCTGCCTGGTCAGGCTGACATGGTGTTCTGCCGGGATGCCTGCGCTGACTATCTCGGCGTCGGGGCGGAGAAGATCATTCTCACGCCCGGATCCCAGGCGGCCATAGAACTTTTGCCGCGCTGTTTTGAGACCAATCGGAAAGTGATTGTTCCCGGTCCCACCTACAGCGAGCATCTGCGGTCCTGGTCCGCTGCCGGATTTCAGGTGGAGACTAAGCCCTATGACTGGGACGGTCTGACCGGTCTGCCGGGGGGATCAATTCTTGTCCTGACTCACCCCAATAACCCCGATGGCCAAACGTTCGACACGGAAAAGCTCTATCAGCTGTCCATGCGGCATATTGAGCGGGGTGGTATGGTCATTGTCGACGAAGCCTTTGCCGATATCGATCCCGCACTCAGCCTGCTGACCTTTCCGTTGTCGGACGGTCTGGTGGTTCTGCGTTCGGCTGGCAAATTTTCCGGACTTGCCGGCCTGCGCCTTGGCACGGTTGTGACGTCCGGAACTGTGAGCCAGAGACTGAACAATCTTTGTCAGCTGTGGGAGATTTCCACGCTGACTTTGCGGGTCTTCGGGCATTTCTACCGGGACCTGTCCTGGATTTCAGCAATGCGTGAACAGCTTGCGGGGGAGATGAGAAGGTTGCAGGAACTTCTTGAAAAATATGGGTATTCCATAACGGGCTCAACGTCTCTCTATTGTCTGACAGAGGCGGAGGATGCGGCCGGGAAAGCTGGTAAATTGGCGCAGGCGGGTATTTATGTCCGCACCTTTCCGGATCATCCATCCTGGCTTCGTTTCGGAGTGCCGGGAAGCGAGGAAGCCTGGAACAGGCTTGCACAACAGTTGAGAGGGTGA
- the cobS gene encoding adenosylcobinamide-GDP ribazoletransferase has translation MTGTTEEEKQHKSPSPVRDIAAALMVLTRLPVSWEKLSDHPPDISRSLWAYPLVGLLVSAVGGLMYWGAQMLLLPPLVSILLALAAMMAFTGAFHEDGLADVADGFGGGLTRERKLEIMRDSRVGTYGALALLISIGLKTVALAAMSVSGAIAALLVSGAMSRLMIVLALRLFPPARKDGLAAETEKPTTARLTGALGIALLPGLLLLRWPAVLLCLLLSLVVAYSLGKLAVKQVGGITGDILGAIQQISEIAILLGLLSFGHFMS, from the coding sequence ATGACCGGAACAACGGAAGAAGAGAAGCAGCATAAAAGCCCCTCCCCGGTCCGGGATATAGCGGCGGCCCTCATGGTGCTGACCCGCCTTCCTGTATCATGGGAGAAATTATCAGACCATCCGCCGGATATTTCCCGCAGCCTTTGGGCCTATCCGCTGGTCGGTTTGCTGGTTTCCGCGGTTGGCGGATTGATGTACTGGGGCGCCCAGATGCTTCTGCTGCCGCCCCTTGTCTCTATCCTGCTGGCCCTGGCGGCCATGATGGCGTTCACCGGCGCTTTTCACGAAGACGGGCTGGCCGATGTGGCCGACGGTTTTGGTGGCGGCCTGACGCGGGAGCGCAAGCTGGAAATCATGCGCGACAGCCGTGTCGGTACATACGGCGCCCTCGCCCTGCTGATTTCCATAGGCCTCAAGACGGTCGCCCTGGCTGCCATGAGTGTTAGTGGCGCCATCGCAGCGTTGCTGGTCAGCGGTGCTATGAGCCGCCTGATGATTGTGCTCGCCCTGCGTTTATTCCCTCCCGCCCGCAAGGACGGGCTCGCCGCCGAAACGGAAAAGCCGACAACGGCCCGGCTCACAGGGGCACTCGGAATCGCCCTGCTGCCCGGTTTGCTGCTGCTCCGGTGGCCGGCCGTCCTGCTGTGCCTGCTGCTGTCCCTTGTTGTAGCCTACAGTCTGGGAAAACTCGCCGTCAAACAGGTGGGCGGTATTACCGGCGACATCCTTGGCGCGATCCAGCAGATCAGCGAAATCGCCATATTGCTCGGCCTGCTCTCCTTCGGGCATTTCATGTCATGA
- a CDS encoding ABC transporter substrate-binding protein, with the protein MRHVALKCLICFGAALLLSQNLIAAEGQKPTVVSLDYCSDQYVLALADRDQILALSNEARDVHSFYREQAEGLPQFRSTLEEILALKPDVVARYWAGSGFRDYLASNGYYIASAGFGYSREALLNNIRLFGRALGQEMRAAEKVAELNRRFDRLENLPRRSELVLYLTPSGFTAGKGTYVNELLNLAGFRTMADEFGYSGWQQTPLELLTSRKPDLIIGSFFDMQSNHNSSWSISRHGMVRRMLSDIPTIYVPGRYLSCNGIFLPEAADYILEELQKLETGTKDAAEASE; encoded by the coding sequence ATGAGACATGTCGCCCTGAAATGTCTGATCTGTTTCGGGGCGGCGCTTCTGTTGTCACAAAATCTTATCGCGGCGGAGGGCCAAAAGCCCACCGTCGTTTCCCTGGATTATTGTTCCGATCAGTATGTGCTGGCACTGGCGGATCGGGACCAGATCCTTGCCCTGTCCAATGAAGCCAGAGACGTGCACAGTTTCTACCGGGAACAGGCTGAGGGGCTGCCGCAGTTTCGTTCCACGTTAGAGGAAATTCTGGCGCTTAAGCCCGACGTGGTTGCCCGCTACTGGGCAGGGTCGGGCTTTCGGGACTATCTGGCCAGCAACGGTTATTATATTGCGTCCGCCGGTTTCGGCTATAGCCGGGAGGCTCTGCTGAATAACATTCGCCTGTTTGGCAGGGCCTTGGGACAGGAAATGCGTGCGGCAGAGAAAGTGGCGGAGCTTAACCGCCGGTTTGACAGACTGGAAAACCTGCCCAGGCGATCGGAACTTGTCCTTTACCTGACTCCCAGCGGTTTTACCGCCGGCAAGGGTACTTATGTCAATGAGTTGCTCAATTTGGCGGGCTTCCGGACCATGGCCGATGAATTCGGTTATTCCGGCTGGCAGCAGACTCCGCTGGAGCTTTTGACCAGTCGAAAGCCAGACCTGATTATTGGCAGTTTTTTTGACATGCAGTCCAACCATAATTCCAGCTGGAGTATCTCAAGACATGGCATGGTCAGGCGCATGCTGTCTGATATACCCACCATTTATGTACCGGGCCGTTATCTGTCGTGCAATGGCATTTTCCTGCCGGAGGCCGCTGACTATATCCTTGAGGAACTGCAAAAGCTGGAAACGGGGACAAAAGACGCGGCGGAGGCGTCCGAATGA
- the cobU gene encoding bifunctional adenosylcobinamide kinase/adenosylcobinamide-phosphate guanylyltransferase — translation MNNSRQNISDNLERFSGISLIIGGARSGKSRFGEQLALALDNRPTYLATAESRDEEMRDRIAKHQNDRGTHWITIEEPLAIAEQLKGQETVLIDCLTLWLNNLMEHQLDIDDETEKLVEVLQHHRGNAIMISNEVGLGIVPDNALARSFRDQAGRLNQHIAQAADHVFYMAAGLPMVLKRDGRPTWGEGL, via the coding sequence ATGAACAATTCAAGACAGAATATTTCCGACAATCTTGAGCGCTTTTCCGGTATCAGCCTCATCATCGGCGGCGCCCGCTCCGGCAAAAGCCGGTTCGGCGAACAGCTGGCGCTGGCTCTGGACAATCGCCCAACCTATCTCGCCACCGCCGAATCTCGAGACGAGGAAATGCGGGACAGGATCGCAAAGCACCAGAACGATCGCGGCACTCACTGGATCACCATAGAGGAACCCCTGGCCATCGCCGAACAGCTGAAAGGTCAGGAAACCGTCCTGATTGACTGCCTGACCCTGTGGCTCAATAATCTGATGGAACATCAACTGGATATTGACGATGAAACAGAAAAGCTTGTGGAGGTCCTTCAGCACCACCGGGGCAATGCCATCATGATCAGCAACGAAGTCGGGCTCGGCATCGTACCGGACAATGCCCTGGCCCGGAGCTTCCGCGACCAGGCCGGACGCCTCAATCAGCATATAGCCCAGGCTGCGGACCATGTGTTTTACATGGCCGCCGGCCTGCCGATGGTCCTGAAGCGGGACGGCCGGCCCACTTGGGGAGAAGGGCTGTGA
- the cobT gene encoding nicotinate-nucleotide--dimethylbenzimidazole phosphoribosyltransferase, with the protein MSKISLNSREEFFRALDNLPAPDRRCMDYARTRQDSLTKPQGSLGKLEELSIFMAGWQGKEHPRLNQISCLVFAGNHGVTAQGISAYPPAVTKQMVQNFENGGAAINQLCIAAGAKLRVISLDLDHPTADFTKAPAMSEEELCRALQTGADAVPDDCDCLLLGEMGIGNTTAAAALSLALFGGDSGQWTGRGTGLAKDKLAHKAEVVETAVRRHSPEISDSFELLRCLGGRELAAIAGAVIAARQYRTPVLLDGFISTAAAAALTISAPDILDHCQVSHLSVEPGHRHLIETLGKSPILQLDMRLGEASGAAVALMILRASLATYNGMASFEEAHVSRSLQ; encoded by the coding sequence GTGAGCAAGATTTCTCTCAACAGCCGCGAAGAGTTCTTCCGCGCCCTTGACAACCTGCCCGCACCGGACAGGAGATGCATGGACTATGCCCGGACCCGTCAGGACAGTCTGACCAAACCGCAGGGATCCCTTGGCAAGCTGGAAGAACTTTCCATTTTCATGGCCGGGTGGCAGGGCAAAGAACACCCCCGACTGAATCAGATATCCTGCCTGGTCTTTGCCGGCAACCACGGTGTCACGGCGCAGGGCATCTCTGCCTATCCGCCGGCAGTCACCAAACAGATGGTGCAGAATTTTGAGAATGGCGGCGCCGCCATCAATCAGCTCTGCATAGCCGCCGGTGCAAAACTGCGGGTCATCAGCCTGGATCTCGACCATCCGACCGCTGACTTCACCAAAGCCCCGGCCATGAGCGAAGAAGAGCTTTGCCGGGCCCTGCAAACCGGTGCCGACGCCGTGCCGGACGACTGTGATTGCCTGCTGCTGGGAGAAATGGGGATCGGCAACACCACCGCCGCCGCAGCCCTGTCGCTGGCGCTGTTCGGCGGCGACAGTGGGCAATGGACCGGCCGCGGCACCGGGCTTGCGAAAGATAAACTGGCCCACAAGGCGGAGGTTGTGGAAACAGCCGTCCGCCGGCACAGTCCCGAAATCAGTGACTCCTTCGAGCTGCTGCGCTGCCTGGGCGGGCGCGAGCTGGCCGCGATTGCCGGCGCGGTAATCGCCGCTCGCCAGTACCGGACCCCGGTCCTGCTGGACGGGTTTATCTCTACCGCCGCGGCCGCCGCGCTGACCATAAGCGCCCCGGATATACTGGATCACTGCCAGGTGTCCCATCTGTCCGTCGAGCCCGGTCATCGCCATCTGATCGAGACACTCGGCAAATCACCGATCCTGCAACTGGACATGCGGCTGGGGGAAGCGTCCGGCGCCGCCGTCGCCCTGATGATCCTACGCGCCTCGCTCGCCACCTATAACGGCATGGCCAGTTTCGAAGAGGCCCATGTGTCGAGGTCATTGCAATGA